In a genomic window of Allomeiothermus silvanus DSM 9946:
- a CDS encoding ATP-binding cassette domain-containing protein — MGVVLRTVHLAYRYPEVELFRNFNLELSPGDVRVILGPSGSGKTTLIHLLAGLLALQEGEVWWGATNLRGLGEEALARLRLGYLGLVFQHHYLMPELTALENVLVPGYLAGRVDPAWGLELLRRVGLADRARLRPQALSGGERQRVAVVRALYLRPKLLLADEPTGSLDRRNAERVLALMLELSHDLGAAVLLATHDEHLVQGLPELRLG; from the coding sequence TTGGGGGTGGTATTGCGGACCGTTCATCTAGCCTATCGGTACCCTGAGGTCGAACTATTCAGAAACTTTAATCTTGAGCTTTCCCCAGGTGATGTGCGGGTCATCCTGGGCCCATCGGGAAGCGGCAAGACCACCCTCATTCACCTGTTGGCCGGGCTTCTAGCCTTGCAGGAGGGCGAGGTGTGGTGGGGGGCAACGAACCTGCGGGGCTTGGGTGAAGAGGCCCTGGCCCGGTTGCGGCTAGGTTACTTGGGTCTGGTATTTCAGCACCACTACTTGATGCCCGAGCTAACCGCCCTCGAGAACGTGCTGGTTCCTGGTTATCTGGCGGGCCGAGTAGACCCAGCCTGGGGGCTCGAGCTTCTAAGGCGGGTTGGCTTGGCGGATCGTGCCCGATTGCGCCCCCAAGCGCTCTCCGGCGGGGAGCGGCAGCGGGTGGCGGTGGTGCGGGCGCTCTACCTACGGCCCAAGCTGCTGCTGGCCGACGAGCCCACCGGCAGCCTGGACCGCCGGAATGCTGAGCGGGTGCTGGCCTTGATGCTCGAACTGTCCCACGACCTAGGTGCCGCAGTGCTGCTGGCTACCCACGACGAACACCTGGTGCAAGGTTTGCCGGAGTTGCGGCTAGGCTAA
- a CDS encoding Crp/Fnr family transcriptional regulator, with the protein MLRDTTLLAQTPLFQGVPPQALEIAQEAFTARFYPAGTTVFKAGDLGAALYVVQQGRVRIFRTYLDERERVFAFLGPGEVFGEMSLLDEEPRSASAEVVADSVLLVLYREAYQGLIRRYPQVAHNIAGILAKRLREADLELEVLSFEEARGRVAYALLKLYRQGFGENGRMKLTHLELAQLSGTSRETVTRVLHALKNEGLLRVTGGYVEIVDTTTLEEVLYGLR; encoded by the coding sequence ATGCTGCGCGACACCACCCTGCTGGCCCAGACTCCTCTTTTCCAGGGGGTTCCGCCTCAGGCGCTCGAGATCGCCCAGGAAGCCTTCACCGCCCGCTTCTATCCGGCGGGGACCACGGTCTTCAAGGCGGGCGACCTAGGGGCCGCGCTCTACGTGGTGCAACAAGGCCGGGTGCGCATCTTCCGCACCTACCTCGACGAGCGCGAGCGGGTTTTTGCCTTCTTGGGCCCCGGCGAGGTTTTTGGCGAGATGAGCCTCCTGGACGAAGAACCCCGTAGCGCGAGTGCAGAAGTGGTCGCCGACTCGGTGCTATTGGTGCTCTACCGCGAGGCTTACCAAGGCCTGATCCGCCGCTATCCGCAGGTGGCCCACAACATCGCGGGTATCCTGGCCAAAAGGCTGCGCGAGGCCGATCTGGAACTTGAAGTTCTCTCCTTTGAGGAAGCCCGGGGACGGGTGGCCTATGCCCTCTTGAAGCTCTACCGACAGGGGTTTGGCGAGAATGGCCGGATGAAGCTCACCCACCTCGAGTTGGCCCAGCTTTCCGGCACCAGCCGTGAGACCGTGACCCGGGTACTCCACGCCCTCAAGAACGAAGGGTTGTTACGGGTCACCGGGGGGTACGTGGAGATTGTGGATACCACTACCTTAGAAGAAGTCTTGTACGGTCTTCGGTAA
- the rpe gene encoding ribulose-phosphate 3-epimerase — MSRPTPVWIAPSVLAADFTRLGEQVREAQEGGADLIHVDVMDGRFVPNISMGIVVVEAIRRVAQIPLDVHLMIVEPEKYLADFVQAGATYLTFHAEATPHAHRAVQRIRELGAKPGLALNPATPLSFLETLLPDLDLALLMTVNPGFGGQKFIPGSTQRLRELRALRDRLNPACLIEVDGGITPQTVTQVSGADILVAGSSVFNLHSSIQENIKTLRENYALTG; from the coding sequence ATGAGCCGACCGACCCCAGTATGGATCGCTCCCTCAGTGTTGGCGGCCGACTTCACCCGCCTGGGTGAACAGGTCCGGGAAGCCCAGGAGGGCGGGGCTGACTTGATCCATGTGGACGTGATGGATGGGCGCTTTGTACCCAATATCAGCATGGGAATCGTGGTCGTGGAGGCCATCCGGCGGGTCGCCCAGATTCCCTTGGACGTCCACCTGATGATCGTGGAGCCTGAGAAATACCTGGCCGACTTCGTGCAGGCCGGGGCCACCTACCTCACCTTTCACGCCGAAGCCACCCCCCATGCCCATCGGGCTGTGCAGCGCATCCGCGAGCTGGGGGCCAAGCCAGGGCTGGCCCTCAACCCAGCTACCCCCTTATCCTTTTTGGAAACCCTACTACCTGACCTCGATCTAGCCCTTTTGATGACGGTCAATCCCGGATTTGGCGGGCAGAAATTTATCCCGGGCTCCACGCAGCGTTTGCGCGAGTTACGGGCGCTACGGGACCGGCTCAACCCGGCCTGTTTGATCGAGGTAGACGGGGGGATCACCCCCCAGACCGTGACCCAAGTATCGGGAGCCGACATCCTGGTGGCAGGCTCGAGCGTGTTCAACCTCCACTCGAGCATCCAGGAAAATATAAAAACTCTGAGGGAGAACTATGCGCTTACGGGTTGA
- a CDS encoding 2-phosphosulfolactate phosphatase, producing MRLRVDLIPREELSFSDVVLVVDVIRATTTAAAFLEAGASALYLTPSIESARAFKDEDVILGGEVGGLKPQGFDLGNSPQEALEAQVGGRTVVMSTTNGTKAAHLAARSAKHVLLASLYNAHAAARLAHELATEEVAVLCAGKEGRVGLDDTYTAGVLAEFLQLMGQYELDDGALVALSTRRTYPDPLEPLSLSAAAQALKQVGLEDDVPFCAQVAKSPAVPLLVGRSGEALIFHRGTSQRSSQVGIPVVS from the coding sequence ATGCGCTTACGGGTTGACCTGATCCCCCGCGAAGAACTTTCCTTTTCTGACGTGGTGCTGGTAGTGGACGTGATCCGGGCCACCACCACCGCCGCGGCTTTCCTGGAGGCCGGAGCCAGCGCCCTCTACCTGACCCCCTCGATCGAATCCGCCCGGGCCTTCAAAGACGAGGACGTGATCCTCGGAGGGGAGGTGGGCGGGCTCAAACCCCAGGGCTTCGACCTGGGGAATAGCCCCCAGGAAGCCCTCGAGGCCCAAGTGGGCGGGCGCACGGTGGTGATGAGCACCACCAACGGCACCAAGGCGGCCCACCTGGCCGCCCGCTCGGCCAAGCACGTACTGCTGGCCTCGCTGTATAACGCCCACGCCGCAGCCCGGCTGGCCCACGAACTCGCTACCGAGGAGGTGGCGGTGCTGTGTGCGGGCAAGGAGGGCCGGGTAGGGCTCGACGATACCTACACCGCCGGGGTGCTGGCGGAGTTTTTGCAGCTGATGGGCCAGTACGAACTCGACGACGGGGCGCTGGTAGCCCTCTCCACCCGCCGCACCTACCCCGACCCGCTCGAGCCCCTCTCCCTCTCGGCGGCGGCCCAGGCGCTCAAGCAGGTAGGGCTCGAGGACGATGTACCCTTCTGCGCCCAGGTGGCCAAATCCCCCGCCGTGCCCTTGCTGGTAGGCCGCAGCGGGGAGGCCTTGATCTTCCACCGGGGAACCTCGCAGCGCTCGAGCCAGGTGGGGATTCCGGTGGTGTCCTAA
- a CDS encoding dipeptidase, whose protein sequence is MIRGVNKHLDALIEFLRIPSVSANPDHKEDVARAARWLEAKLSALGFQVEVVATPGHPIVYAERIVDPQAPTVLIYGHYDVQPPDPLELWHTPPFEPTLREGKLYARGASDDKGQIYAHIAAVEDLGPDLGVNVKFVIEGEEEISSAHLEPFVRSNAERLGADVLLISDGAMYAPGVPSLEYGLRGLVYMEVRLEGANRDLHSGVYGGAAPNPIHAAAWMIAKLKGEDGRILVPGFYDAVRELTEEERASLASLNFDAAAFASSIGAEALPGEPGWGALERTWVRPTLDVNGIWGGYQGEGSKTVIPAKAGFKFSMRLVPDQDPEAIQKAVTEYLQRIKPEGYRMEILYHGTGKPVVTELDSPYMRKAAQALEAAWGRKPVFTRSGGSIPIVANFQELLGIPVVLLGMGLNDDNLHSPNEKFDLVNYEKGIEASRNFLRLMSAP, encoded by the coding sequence ATAATTCGGGGCGTGAACAAGCACTTAGACGCGCTTATCGAGTTTTTAAGGATCCCCTCGGTTTCGGCTAACCCTGACCATAAAGAAGACGTTGCCCGGGCCGCTCGCTGGCTTGAGGCCAAGCTTTCCGCACTCGGGTTTCAAGTTGAGGTGGTCGCCACCCCCGGCCACCCCATCGTCTACGCCGAGAGAATCGTAGATCCCCAGGCTCCTACCGTGCTCATCTACGGCCACTACGATGTACAGCCGCCAGACCCGCTCGAGCTGTGGCATACCCCGCCCTTTGAGCCCACCTTGCGAGAGGGCAAACTCTACGCCCGGGGGGCATCCGACGATAAGGGCCAAATCTATGCCCACATCGCTGCGGTCGAAGATCTAGGCCCCGACCTTGGGGTCAACGTCAAGTTCGTGATTGAAGGGGAAGAGGAGATTTCCAGTGCGCACCTCGAGCCCTTTGTGCGCTCCAATGCCGAGCGCCTGGGGGCCGACGTGCTGCTCATCTCCGATGGGGCGATGTACGCCCCTGGGGTGCCGAGCCTGGAGTACGGTCTGCGCGGGCTGGTGTACATGGAAGTGCGCTTAGAAGGGGCCAACCGCGATCTTCACTCCGGGGTGTACGGCGGGGCTGCACCTAACCCCATCCACGCGGCAGCCTGGATGATCGCCAAGCTCAAGGGCGAAGACGGGCGCATTTTGGTCCCCGGTTTCTACGATGCGGTGCGTGAGCTTACCGAGGAGGAACGCGCCAGCTTGGCCAGCCTGAACTTTGACGCGGCGGCGTTCGCATCCTCCATTGGGGCTGAGGCCCTGCCGGGTGAGCCGGGCTGGGGGGCGCTGGAGCGTACCTGGGTCCGCCCCACCCTAGACGTAAACGGCATCTGGGGGGGGTACCAAGGCGAAGGCTCCAAGACGGTGATCCCCGCCAAGGCTGGGTTCAAGTTCTCTATGCGGTTGGTCCCCGACCAGGATCCTGAGGCGATCCAAAAAGCCGTCACCGAGTACCTCCAGCGGATTAAACCCGAAGGCTACCGGATGGAGATTCTCTACCACGGCACCGGGAAACCCGTGGTGACCGAGTTGGACTCGCCCTATATGCGCAAGGCAGCACAGGCGCTCGAGGCCGCTTGGGGCCGCAAGCCGGTCTTTACCCGCTCTGGCGGGAGCATCCCCATCGTGGCGAATTTCCAGGAACTGCTAGGAATTCCGGTGGTGCTTTTGGGGATGGGTCTCAACGATGATAATTTGCACTCGCCCAACGAGAAGTTCGACCTGGTCAACTACGAGAAGGGCATCGAGGCCAGCCGGAACTTCTTGCGGCTAATGTCCGCACCCTGA
- the hspR gene encoding heat shock protein transcriptional repressor HspR, fused homodimer type, translating to MAGEKDRPVYIISVAAELVDMHPQTLRLYERKGLVAPKRSSGKTRLYSERDVEKLKEIRRLTQELGVNLAGVEEIIKLRDELYALETRFREEVLRLKAELGEKLEALKSPPALPAPREPEPPAKKPSAAKDRPVYVISVAAELVDMHPQTLRLYERKGLIQPKRSSGKTRLYSERDLEKLREIRRLTQELGVNLAGVEEIIKLRDELDAQQARLESEIARLRLALLRELNEPQKSEPKTESA from the coding sequence ATGGCAGGGGAGAAGGACCGTCCGGTGTATATCATCTCGGTGGCTGCGGAGCTGGTGGATATGCATCCGCAGACCCTGCGTTTATATGAGCGCAAAGGGTTGGTAGCTCCCAAGCGTTCCTCCGGCAAGACCCGTCTATACTCCGAGCGGGATGTGGAAAAGCTCAAAGAGATTCGCCGGTTGACCCAGGAGCTTGGGGTGAATCTGGCAGGGGTTGAGGAGATCATTAAACTCCGCGACGAGCTATACGCCCTCGAAACCCGCTTCCGTGAGGAGGTCTTGCGGCTCAAGGCCGAGCTGGGGGAGAAGCTCGAGGCGCTCAAGTCTCCTCCGGCCCTGCCCGCCCCGCGCGAGCCCGAACCCCCGGCTAAGAAACCGTCCGCCGCCAAGGACCGCCCGGTCTACGTGATCTCTGTGGCCGCTGAGTTGGTAGACATGCACCCGCAGACCCTACGTCTGTACGAGCGGAAGGGGCTGATTCAGCCCAAGCGCTCCTCAGGGAAAACCCGTCTTTACTCAGAGCGGGATCTAGAGAAGTTGCGGGAGATTCGCCGCCTGACCCAAGAATTAGGCGTCAACCTGGCCGGGGTGGAGGAGATCATCAAGCTGCGCGACGAACTCGATGCCCAACAGGCCAGGCTTGAAAGTGAAATAGCCCGGCTGCGCTTGGCGTTGCTGCGCGAGCTGAACGAACCGCAAAAATCCGAACCCAAGACGGAAAGCGCATAG
- a CDS encoding NAD-dependent malic enzyme — translation MSVSRYYDVKRDEAGNRYLEVYVQGFLLTRFPLLNKGTAYTLEERRQLGLEGLLPPHVNSIKEQLDQTYRQYRLLGSEMEKHIYLRNLQDRNEVLFYALLEEHLEEMLPILYTPTVGEAVRQFSHIYRYPRGFTASTANIEGIREALANVPLNDVRLIVATDSSAILGIGDQGFGGMAIPIGKLSIYTAAGGVGPDKTLPVELDVGTDRADLLFDPLYLGVRHKRLSGEPYYAFMDRFVEAVKDRYPKVVIQWEDFAKDTAFAVLERYRKVIPSFNDDIQGTGAVALAGLISACRLKGERLSDQRVVIHGAGAGGIGVAWAILEGLKRDGLSEKEAKKRLFVLDSRGLLVENRSMEAYKQPYAQQPQALEGWSFAGQVPTLLETIQNARATVLLGLSGQGGSFTEPIVRAMHFNTPRPIIFPLSNPTSASEALPDDLIHWTEGQAIVAAGSPFPPVVYNGSYYPVGQGNNAFVFPGLGFAAVLGQVSEVSDGMVLEAAYALADYTARETPERVYPPVKQLREVSREVASRVLAKALEEGLCREPRVQNMNAAQVGAFVASRMWEPHYLPFRWADRRRED, via the coding sequence ATGAGCGTCAGCCGGTATTACGACGTCAAGCGGGACGAAGCGGGCAACCGCTACCTCGAGGTCTACGTTCAAGGTTTTTTGTTGACCCGCTTTCCGCTCCTCAACAAAGGGACTGCTTATACCCTCGAGGAGCGCCGCCAACTGGGGCTCGAGGGGCTCTTGCCGCCCCACGTCAACAGCATCAAAGAGCAGCTGGACCAGACCTACCGGCAGTACCGCCTGCTGGGCTCAGAGATGGAAAAGCACATCTACCTGCGCAATCTGCAAGACCGCAACGAGGTCCTGTTTTATGCGCTTTTGGAGGAACACCTAGAGGAGATGCTACCCATCCTCTACACCCCCACCGTGGGTGAGGCAGTGCGGCAGTTTTCCCACATCTACCGCTACCCGCGTGGCTTTACCGCCAGCACCGCGAACATCGAGGGGATCCGGGAGGCGCTGGCAAACGTGCCTCTAAACGATGTACGGCTCATCGTAGCGACGGATTCTTCGGCGATTTTGGGTATCGGTGATCAGGGTTTTGGCGGGATGGCTATCCCCATAGGCAAGCTCTCGATCTACACCGCAGCAGGTGGGGTGGGACCCGATAAAACCCTGCCAGTGGAACTCGACGTGGGTACCGACCGTGCTGATTTACTCTTTGATCCACTCTACTTGGGTGTGCGGCACAAGCGGCTTAGCGGCGAGCCCTACTACGCGTTCATGGATAGGTTTGTCGAAGCGGTCAAAGACCGTTATCCCAAGGTGGTCATCCAGTGGGAGGACTTCGCCAAGGACACCGCGTTCGCCGTACTCGAGCGTTACCGTAAGGTGATCCCCTCCTTCAACGATGACATTCAGGGAACCGGAGCGGTGGCGCTGGCTGGGCTGATCTCAGCTTGCCGCCTCAAGGGAGAGCGGCTTTCGGACCAGCGCGTGGTCATCCATGGAGCCGGGGCCGGTGGTATAGGGGTGGCCTGGGCTATTTTGGAAGGACTCAAACGCGATGGCCTCTCCGAGAAGGAGGCCAAAAAGCGCCTGTTCGTGCTGGACTCGAGGGGATTGTTGGTGGAAAACCGCAGCATGGAGGCCTACAAACAGCCCTACGCCCAGCAGCCTCAGGCTTTGGAGGGGTGGAGCTTCGCCGGGCAGGTCCCAACTCTGCTCGAGACCATCCAGAACGCTCGGGCGACGGTGCTCCTGGGTCTTTCCGGTCAGGGAGGCTCTTTCACCGAACCCATCGTACGGGCCATGCACTTCAATACCCCCAGGCCGATCATCTTCCCCCTATCTAATCCCACTTCCGCTTCGGAGGCGCTCCCCGACGACCTCATTCACTGGACCGAAGGTCAGGCCATCGTGGCGGCGGGGAGCCCTTTCCCTCCGGTGGTCTATAATGGAAGCTACTACCCAGTGGGGCAGGGTAACAACGCCTTCGTGTTTCCCGGTTTGGGGTTTGCTGCGGTACTGGGCCAGGTAAGCGAGGTTTCGGATGGGATGGTGTTGGAAGCGGCTTATGCCCTGGCTGACTACACCGCCCGCGAGACCCCCGAGCGGGTTTACCCGCCCGTTAAGCAGTTGCGCGAGGTGAGCCGTGAGGTTGCCAGCCGCGTGTTGGCCAAGGCGCTCGAGGAGGGGTTGTGCCGCGAGCCTCGAGTTCAGAACATGAACGCTGCCCAGGTAGGGGCTTTTGTAGCTAGCCGGATGTGGGAGCCGCACTACCTGCCTTTCCGCTGGGCAGACCGGAGGAGGGAAGATTAG
- a CDS encoding aldehyde dehydrogenase family protein, whose translation MKTSPSKYGNTLEFGHWIGGEEVMEGRMLERRNPSDRSDVVARFPEASKDLLRRAARIAREAFERWSRTPAPVRGVTLLNFATALTREKETIARLLVREVGKTLKEARGDVQEAIDTAVFFASEGRRLYGQTVPSEMVGKELFTFRRPLGVVGMITAGNFPIAVPSWKIIPAVLAGNTVVWKPSDDSPALSLVFVRLFEEAGLPPGVLNVVFGGGGGATGEWLVELMDEGLFNKFAFTGSSAVGRRIGEIAGRNLIRPTLELGGKNPLVVMRDADIELAVEGAWWSAFATGGQRCTSAGNILVDAPIYEEFKRRFLERTEATVVGNPLQAEPVTYGPFMNERFYAGWARHYEWASQDGAKLLFGKGRITAENPYPHFKGDPDAGYFGWPTVWEAAPGMKIFETEVFGPTINLVRVNGIEEAIIAANAHPYGLSSSIYTNHRGWAYLFKNGIKAGMTSINNSTVGAEAHLPFGGIRASGNGARESGIWVIEEYTYWQAVNEEYSGRLQLAQMDTEYAQAKEPTDWSKTLGL comes from the coding sequence ATGAAGACATCTCCCAGCAAGTACGGCAATACCCTCGAGTTCGGCCACTGGATCGGCGGGGAAGAGGTGATGGAGGGGCGGATGCTAGAGCGCCGCAACCCCTCGGATCGCAGCGATGTGGTAGCCCGCTTTCCCGAAGCCAGCAAAGACCTCCTGCGGCGAGCGGCCCGAATTGCCCGGGAGGCCTTCGAGCGCTGGTCACGTACCCCGGCCCCGGTGCGGGGTGTGACCCTCTTGAACTTTGCCACCGCCTTGACCCGTGAAAAGGAGACGATCGCGCGGCTTTTGGTACGCGAGGTCGGTAAAACCCTCAAGGAAGCTCGCGGTGATGTGCAAGAAGCCATAGACACGGCGGTGTTCTTCGCCTCGGAAGGCCGCCGCCTCTATGGCCAGACTGTGCCCAGCGAGATGGTAGGTAAAGAGCTTTTCACCTTCCGCCGCCCGCTGGGGGTGGTGGGGATGATCACCGCCGGGAACTTTCCCATTGCAGTACCCTCGTGGAAAATCATCCCCGCAGTGCTAGCCGGGAACACCGTGGTGTGGAAGCCCTCCGACGACTCCCCCGCGCTTTCTCTGGTATTCGTGCGGCTTTTCGAGGAGGCCGGGCTGCCCCCCGGTGTGCTCAACGTGGTCTTTGGGGGGGGAGGCGGCGCAACTGGGGAGTGGTTGGTTGAGCTGATGGATGAGGGGCTGTTCAACAAATTCGCCTTCACCGGCTCGAGCGCGGTGGGCCGCCGCATCGGGGAGATCGCCGGACGCAACCTGATCCGCCCTACCCTCGAGCTGGGCGGCAAGAATCCGTTGGTGGTGATGCGCGACGCCGATATCGAGCTGGCGGTGGAGGGGGCTTGGTGGAGCGCATTCGCCACCGGTGGGCAGCGCTGTACCAGCGCAGGAAACATCCTGGTGGACGCGCCCATCTACGAGGAGTTCAAGCGGAGGTTCCTCGAGCGAACCGAAGCTACCGTAGTCGGCAACCCCCTGCAAGCGGAGCCGGTCACTTACGGCCCCTTCATGAACGAACGCTTCTATGCAGGGTGGGCTAGGCACTACGAATGGGCTTCCCAGGACGGAGCCAAGCTTCTTTTTGGCAAAGGCCGCATCACTGCGGAGAACCCTTATCCGCACTTCAAAGGCGACCCCGATGCCGGCTACTTCGGCTGGCCCACGGTCTGGGAGGCGGCGCCAGGTATGAAGATCTTCGAGACGGAAGTCTTTGGTCCCACCATCAACTTGGTCAGGGTGAACGGGATCGAGGAGGCAATCATAGCGGCAAACGCCCATCCTTACGGGCTTTCCTCGAGCATCTACACCAACCACCGCGGCTGGGCTTACCTGTTCAAGAACGGCATCAAGGCCGGAATGACCTCTATCAACAACTCCACCGTAGGGGCCGAGGCGCACCTGCCTTTTGGGGGTATCCGTGCAAGCGGCAACGGGGCTCGCGAGTCGGGCATCTGGGTGATTGAGGAGTACACCTACTGGCAGGCGGTAAACGAAGAATACTCCGGCCGCCTCCAGTTGGCGCAGATGGATACCGAGTACGCCCAGGCCAAGGAGCCCACCGATTGGTCCAAGACCCTGGGCCTATGA
- the coaD gene encoding pantetheine-phosphate adenylyltransferase, whose product MHVVYPGSFDPLHNGHFDVIVRSSKLFDRVTVAVLENPSKRNQWLFTPEERVEIIRRAAAQARLENVQVDTFRGLLVDYMKKIGSRVIVKGLRAVSDYEYELQMAHLNRQFPPHAETLFIMAATRWSYVSSTMVKEIARYGGDVGKLVPQATLEALKARMQPER is encoded by the coding sequence ATGCACGTGGTTTATCCCGGCAGTTTTGACCCACTGCACAACGGTCACTTTGATGTCATTGTGCGCTCGAGCAAACTTTTTGACCGGGTGACGGTGGCGGTGCTCGAGAACCCTAGCAAACGCAACCAGTGGCTCTTCACCCCGGAGGAGCGCGTCGAGATCATCCGACGAGCTGCCGCGCAGGCCCGTCTGGAGAACGTTCAAGTGGACACCTTTCGCGGCTTGCTGGTGGACTACATGAAGAAAATCGGCTCGAGGGTCATCGTCAAGGGATTGCGGGCGGTCTCCGACTACGAATACGAACTCCAGATGGCCCACCTCAACCGGCAGTTTCCCCCTCATGCCGAGACCCTTTTCATCATGGCGGCGACCCGCTGGTCCTATGTCTCGAGCACCATGGTCAAGGAGATTGCCCGTTATGGGGGCGATGTGGGCAAGCTGGTCCCGCAAGCTACCCTGGAGGCCCTCAAAGCCCGGATGCAACCAGAACGGTAG